From one Microscilla marina ATCC 23134 genomic stretch:
- a CDS encoding MBL fold metallo-hydrolase, whose product MSKVKHFEHQGVKAFKLGHAYWGKPLIWVHVYWLDGLLIDSGQRKMQKYLLALLKDLPMQQIALTHHHEDHSGNIKALQQYYQVPVWAGDKTRQLVASGFKIKNYQKFVFGNMPPTDQLLPLPDQITTDKYQLTPIFTPGHAQDHYAFYEAQQGWLFSGDLYLGKIKYIRQDENVPQMIASIKKVLQYDFDTLFCAHHPRLTSGKQHMRHKLQYLEDLSGKIHQLHAQGNGVQQIIKKLHRKEIRLGKLITSNDIGVDYLVRSILKDKVLHEQT is encoded by the coding sequence ATGAGTAAGGTAAAACATTTTGAACACCAGGGAGTAAAAGCTTTCAAGTTGGGGCACGCCTATTGGGGCAAACCCCTGATTTGGGTACATGTGTATTGGCTCGATGGGCTACTCATTGATAGTGGACAACGAAAAATGCAAAAGTATTTGCTGGCTTTGCTCAAAGACTTACCTATGCAGCAAATAGCCCTTACTCACCACCACGAAGACCACTCAGGCAATATTAAAGCATTGCAGCAATATTATCAAGTTCCTGTATGGGCTGGCGACAAAACCCGTCAATTGGTAGCAAGTGGCTTCAAAATAAAGAACTACCAAAAATTTGTATTTGGCAATATGCCTCCTACCGATCAGCTCCTCCCCTTGCCCGACCAAATTACTACCGATAAATACCAACTGACTCCTATCTTTACTCCAGGACACGCCCAGGATCATTATGCTTTTTATGAGGCACAACAAGGTTGGCTTTTTTCGGGTGACTTGTACTTAGGAAAGATCAAATATATCAGGCAAGACGAGAACGTGCCCCAAATGATCGCCTCTATCAAAAAGGTATTACAGTACGATTTCGATACTTTGTTTTGTGCCCATCACCCCCGACTTACCAGTGGCAAACAACACATGCGCCATAAGCTCCAGTACCTTGAAGACCTCAGTGGTAAAATACATCAACTGCACGCCCAAGGCAATGGCGTTCAACAGATTATTAAAAAATTACACCGCAAAGAAATACGTCTAGGCAAGTTGATCACTTCTAACGACATAGGCGTTGACTATTTGGTACGCTCGATACTAAAAGACAAAGTACTGCATGAACAAACTTAA